The following are from one region of the Ktedonobacteraceae bacterium genome:
- a CDS encoding DUF1801 domain-containing protein has translation MSTYKTDPRIDDYIQTLPAWQQEICHQVRDLVHAADPEVLETIKRTRQPYFTLSGNICALLGAKDHLNIFIYDPIVPDPEGIINQGQGNLTARAIQVHQGETINRRALLNLFQAIIANNRAGGWRKLKRNQ, from the coding sequence ATGAGTACATATAAGACCGATCCGCGCATCGACGACTACATTCAGACGCTCCCTGCCTGGCAACAGGAGATTTGCCACCAGGTGCGAGATCTGGTACATGCTGCCGACCCGGAGGTGTTGGAGACGATCAAACGCACCAGGCAGCCCTATTTTACGCTCAGCGGCAACATCTGCGCGCTATTGGGAGCGAAGGATCATCTCAACATCTTCATCTACGACCCTATTGTTCCCGATCCGGAGGGCATTATCAATCAAGGGCAGGGAAACCTGACAGCGCGGGCGATTCAAGTCCATCAGGGTGAAACCATCAACCGGCGCGCCCTTTTGAACCTCTTTCAAGCCATTATCGCCAATAACCGTGCGGGCGGCTGGCGCAAGCTCAAAAGGAATCAGTAG
- the hemB gene encoding porphobilinogen synthase: MSTFPTVRMHRTRQNEKLRGLVRETHLSIEQFIYPLFIAEDLTEPREISAMPGIMQWPLEYLGREAERIVNLGIPAVLLFGIPSEKDESGSQAYASEGIIQQAIRRLKAEAPDLLVMTDVCLCEYTSHGHCGVIHNGSVQNDESLELLARMALSHVEAGADLVAPSDMMDGRVGAIRRTLDEHGFSATPIMAYSAKYASGFYGPFREAAGSAPQFGDRRSYQMDPANVREALREIDLDIAEGADIVMVKPALAYLDVIRQVRDHCDLPIAAYNVSGEFSMIKAAAKQGWIDEKRIVMEVLTGIRRAGADMIISYFAPDVAQWLKKP; the protein is encoded by the coding sequence ATGAGTACATTTCCTACGGTACGCATGCACCGGACACGGCAAAACGAAAAATTGCGTGGGCTTGTACGCGAAACTCATTTGAGCATCGAGCAATTCATCTACCCACTTTTCATAGCCGAAGACCTCACCGAGCCACGTGAGATCTCCGCCATGCCGGGCATCATGCAGTGGCCCTTAGAATACCTTGGGCGCGAAGCGGAGCGCATCGTCAATCTCGGTATTCCTGCGGTGCTGCTGTTTGGCATCCCCTCGGAAAAGGACGAATCAGGATCGCAAGCCTACGCTTCCGAGGGGATTATTCAACAGGCCATACGTCGTCTCAAAGCAGAGGCCCCTGATCTGCTTGTGATGACCGATGTCTGCTTGTGCGAATACACCAGTCATGGACACTGCGGCGTAATCCATAATGGCAGCGTGCAAAACGACGAATCATTGGAACTGCTGGCGCGCATGGCGCTTTCACATGTCGAGGCAGGAGCAGACCTGGTAGCGCCCTCGGATATGATGGATGGACGCGTTGGAGCCATTCGCCGCACGCTGGACGAGCATGGTTTTTCCGCGACTCCCATTATGGCCTATTCCGCCAAATACGCTTCCGGCTTCTACGGTCCATTCCGTGAGGCCGCCGGTTCCGCGCCGCAATTCGGTGACCGTCGTTCATACCAGATGGACCCGGCCAACGTGCGCGAGGCATTACGTGAGATAGACTTAGACATCGCCGAAGGAGCGGATATCGTCATGGTCAAACCCGCGCTGGCCTACCTGGATGTGATTCGCCAGGTAAGAGACCACTGCGACTTGCCCATCGCCGCTTACAATGTCAGCGGCGAGTTCTCCATGATCAAGGCCGCGGCTAAGCAGGGTTGGATCGATGAAAAGCGCATCGTGATGGAAGTTTTAACGGGAATACGACGCGCCGGCGCGGATATGATTATCAGCTACTTCGCACCGGATGTGGCTCAATGGCTTAAGAAACCATAA
- the hemL gene encoding glutamate-1-semialdehyde 2,1-aminomutase, whose amino-acid sequence MSNQADTGLELAHSRELFAEAQQLMPGGVNSPVRAFRAVGGNPIFIDHANGPYLYDVDGNRYLDYVQSWGPMILGHAYPPVLQAVTEAAARGFSFGAPTAAENELAQLVMECVPSIQMIRFVNSGTEATMSALRLARAFTGRNKIIKFSGCYHGHADMLLVQAGSGVATMGLPDSPGVPAEATSNTLIAPYNDAETVESLFRAHPNDIAAIIVEPAAANMGLVLPLPGFLEKLRNLTQQYGALLIFDEVMTGFRVALGGMQERTGIVPDLTCLGKIIGGGLPVGAYGGRRDIMQLVAPLGPMYQAGTLSGNPLAMAAGIATLKELRKPGIYETLEHKGQLLCNGVEQVLHQTGGPAQIVRIGAIFCLFFTAKKVIDYASAKMSDTARFARFFWHMLEQGVYLPPSQFEGCFISLALTDEMIEHTVKSVKLALRETE is encoded by the coding sequence ATGAGTAATCAAGCCGATACCGGGCTGGAGCTGGCTCACTCACGTGAGCTTTTCGCCGAGGCTCAGCAACTGATGCCGGGCGGAGTCAACAGTCCCGTGCGCGCCTTTCGCGCTGTGGGGGGCAATCCCATCTTCATAGACCATGCCAATGGCCCTTATCTTTATGATGTAGATGGAAATCGCTACCTTGATTACGTCCAATCCTGGGGGCCGATGATCCTGGGACATGCTTATCCTCCGGTCTTGCAAGCCGTGACCGAAGCAGCAGCGCGAGGTTTCAGCTTCGGAGCACCGACTGCCGCCGAGAACGAACTCGCGCAACTGGTCATGGAATGCGTGCCATCGATTCAGATGATACGCTTCGTCAACTCAGGCACCGAGGCGACCATGAGTGCGTTGCGCCTGGCACGAGCCTTTACCGGTCGCAACAAAATCATCAAGTTCAGCGGTTGCTATCATGGTCACGCCGATATGCTGCTGGTGCAGGCCGGTTCGGGCGTCGCGACTATGGGCCTGCCCGATAGCCCAGGCGTTCCGGCAGAGGCTACAAGCAACACCCTGATTGCTCCCTACAACGATGCTGAAACCGTCGAATCGCTCTTTCGCGCTCATCCAAACGATATCGCGGCCATCATCGTCGAACCCGCCGCCGCCAACATGGGACTCGTTCTGCCATTGCCCGGTTTCCTGGAAAAGCTCAGGAACCTGACCCAACAATATGGAGCCTTGCTGATCTTCGACGAAGTCATGACCGGCTTTCGCGTGGCATTAGGCGGCATGCAGGAGCGCACCGGCATCGTACCCGATCTGACCTGCCTGGGCAAAATCATCGGTGGGGGATTGCCGGTAGGTGCCTATGGCGGGCGGCGCGATATCATGCAACTGGTTGCTCCTTTAGGGCCAATGTACCAGGCCGGCACGCTTTCAGGCAATCCCCTGGCGATGGCCGCCGGTATCGCGACCCTCAAAGAATTGCGCAAGCCCGGCATCTACGAAACGCTCGAACACAAAGGACAACTGCTCTGCAACGGCGTCGAGCAAGTACTGCATCAGACCGGCGGACCCGCGCAGATAGTTCGTATAGGCGCCATCTTCTGCCTGTTCTTTACGGCCAAAAAGGTAATTGATTACGCCAGCGCCAAAATGTCCGATACGGCCCGCTTTGCCCGCTTTTTCTGGCACATGCTGGAGCAAGGCGTGTACCTGCCCCCATCTCAATTCGAAGGCTGTTTCATCTCGCTGGCCTTAACAGACGAAATGATCGAGCACACAGTGAAAAGCGTGAAACTGGCATTACGAGAAACAGAGTAG
- a CDS encoding chlorite dismutase family protein, producing the protein MADSTIIAQPQQAVTPAKPKQPRQLVRFTFYKLDPQWQLLPLEKRQQGKQELLQIFEEHAEHALMRSYALYGLRSDCDFMLWQATYDVSDLQGISSKIRRSSMGPYLRETHAFLSMTKRSVYVGKNARGAHDPRLVITPEDKKYLFVYPFVKTRPWYALPLEERKRMMNEHIRMGLKYPSVSLNTTYSFGLDDQEFVVAFETDNISDFLDLVQELRETEASRYTLRDTPMFTCVAQPLDEILEAIGA; encoded by the coding sequence ATGGCAGATTCAACAATCATAGCGCAGCCCCAACAGGCTGTTACGCCGGCAAAACCGAAACAGCCACGCCAGCTGGTGCGCTTTACCTTTTACAAACTCGATCCCCAATGGCAGTTATTGCCACTTGAGAAACGCCAGCAGGGGAAGCAAGAACTGCTCCAAATCTTTGAAGAACATGCAGAGCATGCCCTTATGCGCAGCTATGCCCTCTATGGATTGCGATCCGATTGCGATTTTATGCTCTGGCAGGCTACCTATGATGTCAGCGACCTGCAGGGTATCAGCAGTAAAATCCGGCGCAGCAGTATGGGACCATACCTGCGCGAGACTCATGCTTTTCTTTCAATGACCAAACGCTCCGTCTACGTTGGCAAAAACGCTCGTGGCGCCCACGACCCGCGCCTGGTCATCACTCCCGAAGACAAGAAATATCTCTTTGTCTATCCATTCGTGAAGACACGCCCCTGGTATGCCCTGCCCCTGGAAGAGCGAAAACGCATGATGAACGAACATATTCGCATGGGCCTGAAATATCCCTCGGTATCCCTCAACACCACTTATTCATTTGGACTCGATGACCAGGAATTTGTGGTAGCATTTGAGACGGATAACATCAGCGATTTCCTCGACCTGGTTCAGGAACTGCGCGAGACTGAGGCCAGCCGCTACACTCTGCGCGATACACCGATGTTCACCTGCGTGGCCCAGCCATTGGACGAGATACTTGAAGCAATCGGAGCGTGA
- a CDS encoding uroporphyrinogen-III synthase: MSESAVKALPLRNKRILVTRTREQAGTFSALLRSLGALPVEFPTIRIIPPADWAPLDHALRRLCANGYDWLVLTSANGVTICFERLRELGYTAQDMGSTHIAAIGPATAAALSQYGIAASIVPGEYVAESVVAALIDDAYQTGKSLQGQRILLARAAEARKVLVTGLQQAGAIVDEVAAYFTVSAAAGDERGLEVVRLLRNRQLDIITFTSSSTVRNFMQWLQQCEPGFTNEFSDLVRQARPKIACIGPITSQTAREFDLDVHIEAQEFTINGLVKAIIQDEETIWQIQQS, encoded by the coding sequence ATGTCTGAAAGCGCGGTGAAAGCGTTACCATTGCGCAATAAACGCATCCTGGTAACACGCACAAGGGAGCAGGCGGGAACATTCAGCGCGCTTTTACGCTCATTGGGCGCCTTGCCTGTTGAGTTCCCAACAATTCGCATCATACCCCCGGCAGATTGGGCACCTCTGGATCATGCTTTGAGACGACTTTGCGCGAATGGATATGATTGGCTTGTATTGACCAGCGCCAATGGCGTCACTATCTGTTTCGAGCGCTTGCGCGAACTGGGATACACAGCACAGGATATGGGCAGTACACATATCGCCGCCATTGGCCCCGCGACGGCCGCGGCGTTGTCTCAATACGGTATCGCCGCCAGCATCGTACCTGGCGAATATGTGGCCGAAAGCGTCGTCGCCGCTCTCATCGACGACGCGTATCAAACCGGCAAATCCCTGCAAGGGCAGCGCATATTACTGGCACGTGCCGCGGAAGCCCGTAAGGTGCTGGTTACCGGACTGCAACAGGCGGGCGCCATCGTAGACGAAGTAGCGGCCTATTTTACCGTTTCTGCAGCCGCCGGTGACGAGAGAGGGCTTGAAGTCGTGCGCCTACTCCGGAACCGGCAGCTCGATATCATCACCTTTACCAGTTCTTCTACAGTGCGTAATTTTATGCAATGGCTTCAGCAGTGCGAGCCAGGCTTCACGAACGAATTTAGCGATCTCGTGCGGCAAGCTCGCCCCAAAATTGCTTGTATCGGCCCCATCACTTCACAGACCGCGCGTGAATTCGACCTGGATGTACATATCGAGGCGCAAGAGTTCACTATCAACGGCCTTGTGAAGGCAATCATTCAAGACGAGGAAACAATATGGCAGATTCAACAATCATAG
- the hemC gene encoding hydroxymethylbilane synthase yields the protein MKRIIIGTRASKLAMIQTQWVVARLQQQWPSLDITIEQIHTTGDNNTHMPLTKIGGDGVFVMEIERALSEKRIDLAVHSLKDLPTVQPQGLRVVAAGTREDVRDVLVWHPSYVGTIPGDHTQARLRIGTCSLRRTAQIRALFPAADILSLRGNVDTRLRKLDAGDYDAIVLAAAGLHRLHIQDRLVERVTYLPVETLMPAPGQGALALEIRDEPEMQALIAPLIDLETRATTTAERMFMRRLGAGCYLPIATYGEIVDGQLTLQGLVTSLDGQSQVRVQQSIPWTAETSIESAEQLGIQLAEQALAQGAAGIIETLNDTRLQERQHV from the coding sequence ATGAAACGGATAATCATAGGAACGCGGGCCAGCAAACTGGCGATGATACAGACACAATGGGTGGTCGCCCGGCTACAACAGCAGTGGCCGAGCCTTGACATCACCATCGAGCAGATTCACACAACCGGCGACAATAACACGCACATGCCCCTGACGAAGATCGGCGGTGATGGCGTTTTTGTGATGGAAATCGAACGTGCCCTTTCTGAGAAACGTATTGACCTGGCAGTACACAGCCTGAAAGACCTGCCTACAGTCCAGCCGCAGGGATTGCGTGTCGTCGCGGCAGGTACACGCGAGGATGTACGCGACGTGCTCGTCTGGCATCCATCTTATGTAGGGACAATCCCTGGTGATCACACGCAGGCTCGTTTGCGTATCGGCACATGCAGCCTGCGTCGTACAGCCCAGATTCGCGCACTTTTTCCAGCAGCAGACATTTTATCACTACGCGGAAACGTTGATACGCGGCTGCGCAAGCTTGATGCCGGGGATTATGACGCGATTGTCCTGGCCGCCGCCGGTCTGCACCGCCTGCACATCCAGGACCGCCTGGTAGAGCGCGTGACCTATCTTCCGGTTGAAACATTGATGCCCGCGCCGGGACAGGGAGCCTTAGCGCTGGAAATACGCGATGAACCTGAGATGCAGGCCTTGATTGCTCCCTTAATCGACCTGGAGACGCGGGCCACAACAACCGCCGAACGCATGTTTATGCGCCGCCTGGGTGCCGGTTGCTACCTTCCCATCGCGACCTACGGCGAAATCGTGGATGGTCAACTTACCTTGCAGGGATTGGTTACCAGCCTTGATGGTCAGAGCCAGGTACGAGTACAACAAAGTATCCCCTGGACAGCGGAAACTTCCATTGAGAGCGCCGAACAATTGGGCATCCAATTGGCCGAGCAAGCGCTAGCACAAGGCGCCGCCGGGATCATAGAGACCCTGAACGATACGCGCCTGCAGGAGCGACAGCATGTCTGA
- the hemA gene encoding glutamyl-tRNA reductase — MHILAIGVDHRSAPIELRERLACSPRQISQVLLRAKELVQEAVLISTCNRIELYAICPEIEGGRSNLLHILSESRQVRREEFEQYCYFLVDEQAVLHLLGVACGLYSLVPGEPQIQGQVAEALEIAHGGGYAGPITSALFRAALVAGKRARSETGISRNAASVSYVAVQLANRLFPDLNEARILLVGSGKMSEQAAANLCDQGARQLTIINRTQANALVLAQRFGATHRSFTELATSLAEADVVITSTTAPLALITFEMMQRVVQQRNGRSLLLIDIALPRDVEPEVANLPGVYLYNLDNLQASVDAGIHLRLQEVEQVQAIIVEEASAFDRWRRSLNVVGTISDLRRHVDSLRQQELARAMQHLSSSLTEREMATVQELTTRLMNKLLHTPMVRLKAAAAEGQGHIYAEALRYLFDLEEKIDETDNHRNAGQQTGDDTDTMGGRPATTAVAEP; from the coding sequence GTGCATATTTTAGCTATCGGCGTTGATCACAGGTCAGCGCCCATCGAGTTGCGCGAACGATTGGCCTGCTCCCCACGGCAGATTTCCCAGGTTCTCTTGCGGGCCAAAGAACTGGTACAGGAAGCTGTACTGATCTCAACGTGTAATCGCATAGAGCTGTATGCTATCTGTCCTGAGATCGAAGGGGGAAGATCGAATCTGCTCCACATCCTGAGCGAATCGCGCCAGGTCAGGCGTGAAGAGTTTGAGCAATATTGCTACTTTCTCGTTGACGAACAGGCAGTATTGCATCTCTTAGGTGTTGCCTGTGGATTATATTCTCTTGTACCCGGCGAACCACAAATTCAAGGGCAGGTCGCGGAGGCGCTGGAAATTGCCCACGGTGGTGGTTATGCCGGCCCGATTACTTCGGCCCTCTTCCGCGCTGCGCTGGTGGCCGGGAAGCGCGCGCGCAGCGAAACAGGCATCAGCCGCAATGCCGCCTCGGTCAGTTATGTCGCGGTGCAGCTCGCAAACCGGCTTTTCCCTGACCTGAACGAGGCTCGTATCCTGCTGGTAGGCTCCGGTAAAATGAGCGAGCAGGCTGCGGCCAATTTGTGTGACCAGGGAGCGCGCCAGCTTACCATTATCAATCGCACCCAGGCCAATGCCCTGGTCCTGGCACAGCGCTTCGGCGCGACCCACCGCTCGTTCACCGAACTGGCCACATCGCTGGCAGAAGCTGATGTCGTCATCACTTCCACGACTGCTCCCCTCGCTCTCATCACCTTTGAAATGATGCAGCGGGTCGTACAGCAACGCAATGGACGCTCATTACTGCTGATAGATATCGCGCTGCCCCGCGACGTGGAACCAGAGGTGGCGAACTTACCCGGGGTGTACCTCTATAACCTGGATAACCTCCAGGCAAGTGTAGACGCGGGCATACACCTGCGCCTCCAGGAAGTTGAACAGGTACAGGCGATCATCGTCGAAGAGGCGAGCGCCTTTGACCGCTGGCGGCGCTCGCTCAACGTCGTCGGTACCATTAGCGACCTGCGCCGCCACGTAGATAGCCTGCGCCAACAGGAATTGGCACGTGCCATGCAGCACCTGTCATCTTCTCTCACAGAACGCGAGATGGCAACCGTGCAAGAGCTCACCACACGCCTTATGAACAAACTATTGCATACGCCGATGGTGCGCCTCAAAGCCGCTGCCGCCGAGGGCCAGGGGCATATCTACGCCGAGGCTTTACGATATTTATTTGATTTAGAAGAGAAAATAGATGAAACGGATAATCATAGGAACGCGGGCCAGCAAACTGGCGATGATACAGACACAATGGGTGGTCGCCCGGCTACAACAGCAGTGGCCGAGCCTTGA
- a CDS encoding zinc-ribbon domain-containing protein, producing the protein MSHCQKCNAELPDGARFCGKCGFAQLPAGAFSVVATQTPQGAVVNAVETEDAVKPVADTPPVSPAVSLIPTRTVHPGLKQATLPGGAGSAFLRPPDSEPLKKIVGEVQVFPTLGQREPASDMIPETPEPGVTRSSESEPVKQPETKGQIITTPPAPSVPVTKSVQFKSRAWSGTSGGNSQQPAPEQSQAGPANMPDPVSLPGMQPPLAGRSPGLIRQVGFSPSPLQPASPSTPVQQGLSTPAQSGQVPVKPGSVPAFPPIVPPPAASGSSMQQPVAPAQNSQFPFEPGQQQVVRESSPSPWQRPGAGNRSPWQAAGVVDKPQSDPIDVFGVAEPELGRLGSTSKAAEHWRQSWRDRQRAEAGPAEGVSRGHAHVPMPLMAMQQSLARMRAIILANKEQDTQPKNLGFWITLLLMFCLIGGLGAYIISSYIPNSPLGSARVVPPASPAQPSLVAQNTTIETGQSLHVHGDHFGSNQAISFLLDTTQPIVDASGHNISAQTDAQGTFDANIPVGNDWATGNHVIEAMDSGSNQFAYLTINVLPAGTPSATSNNLTLLFNGQPLHELSFTAVVGQDNPSQRFTLENTSGAPLKWSATAAAANNLTWLVINDNHTSGTLNISGTDSIGVSAIITGLQSSKVPYKGQIIFTINDSEQLTLPVQLTVNDAPSELVFSPDPIIAHYLPGGTCQSGAALTLINLGEQVISWKLGIDGNTSAHLHFSSVQGQLAPSDESTPQFSSTQVVTLTCSGVQAGSSYTVTLYANGAQWSEQIFIQT; encoded by the coding sequence ATGAGCCATTGTCAGAAGTGTAATGCGGAACTACCGGATGGCGCTCGCTTTTGTGGTAAATGTGGTTTTGCCCAACTGCCTGCCGGGGCGTTTTCTGTTGTGGCTACTCAGACCCCTCAAGGGGCGGTCGTGAATGCCGTAGAAACGGAAGATGCTGTCAAACCGGTAGCTGACACTCCGCCGGTATCCCCGGCCGTTTCGCTCATTCCTACCAGAACCGTGCATCCCGGTCTCAAACAAGCGACTTTACCAGGGGGGGCTGGTAGTGCTTTCTTGCGCCCTCCTGATTCCGAACCGCTTAAAAAAATTGTTGGGGAAGTACAAGTATTTCCAACACTAGGACAGCGAGAGCCAGCAAGCGATATGATACCTGAGACGCCAGAACCGGGCGTTACCCGGTCTTCTGAATCTGAACCGGTAAAACAACCGGAAACAAAAGGACAGATCATTACGACACCACCTGCTCCATCCGTGCCTGTTACAAAGTCCGTGCAGTTCAAGTCCAGAGCGTGGAGCGGCACTTCAGGGGGCAATTCGCAACAGCCGGCGCCCGAACAATCGCAGGCCGGGCCGGCAAATATGCCTGATCCTGTGAGTTTGCCGGGTATGCAACCACCACTTGCTGGGAGATCTCCAGGTCTGATTCGCCAGGTTGGATTCTCTCCATCGCCACTGCAGCCGGCCTCGCCTTCAACGCCTGTACAACAGGGATTATCAACACCGGCGCAATCGGGGCAGGTACCTGTGAAACCGGGGAGTGTGCCTGCATTTCCTCCTATAGTGCCGCCACCGGCAGCATCCGGTTCATCAATGCAACAACCTGTTGCGCCTGCTCAAAATAGTCAGTTTCCTTTCGAGCCAGGACAACAACAGGTTGTGAGGGAATCAAGCCCGTCTCCCTGGCAAAGACCAGGCGCGGGCAATCGCTCTCCCTGGCAGGCTGCTGGTGTGGTTGATAAGCCACAATCCGATCCGATAGATGTTTTCGGAGTGGCTGAGCCGGAGCTTGGGAGATTAGGTAGCACCAGCAAGGCAGCAGAACACTGGCGCCAGAGCTGGCGTGACCGGCAGCGAGCTGAGGCGGGTCCCGCGGAAGGCGTATCGAGGGGACATGCGCACGTTCCTATGCCCCTCATGGCTATGCAACAGAGCCTGGCACGAATGCGCGCCATTATTCTCGCCAATAAAGAGCAGGATACCCAGCCAAAAAATCTTGGTTTCTGGATTACCCTCTTGCTCATGTTTTGTTTGATTGGTGGCCTGGGAGCCTACATCATCTCTTCGTATATACCCAACTCACCACTCGGCAGCGCGCGAGTCGTACCACCCGCAAGCCCGGCTCAACCCTCGCTGGTAGCGCAGAATACTACTATTGAAACAGGTCAATCACTCCATGTACATGGTGATCACTTTGGCTCCAACCAGGCGATCAGCTTTTTACTCGATACAACACAGCCTATCGTGGATGCATCTGGGCACAATATTTCTGCTCAGACCGACGCTCAGGGAACATTTGACGCGAACATTCCTGTCGGAAACGATTGGGCGACCGGGAACCACGTGATCGAGGCTATGGATAGCGGCAGCAATCAATTTGCCTATCTGACGATTAATGTCTTACCCGCGGGTACTCCATCGGCTACAAGCAACAATCTGACCCTGTTATTCAATGGGCAACCTCTACACGAGCTTTCGTTTACGGCAGTGGTTGGGCAGGATAATCCCAGCCAGCGATTTACGCTTGAGAATACCAGTGGCGCCCCGTTGAAATGGTCGGCCACTGCTGCCGCCGCCAATAATTTAACCTGGCTGGTCATCAATGATAACCACACCTCCGGCACTTTGAATATATCCGGCACCGATTCCATCGGCGTCAGCGCGATTATCACCGGCTTGCAAAGCAGTAAGGTGCCTTACAAGGGGCAGATTATTTTTACCATTAATGACAGCGAACAGTTGACACTGCCTGTACAATTGACGGTAAACGATGCGCCATCAGAACTGGTTTTCAGTCCTGATCCCATCATTGCTCACTATTTGCCTGGTGGGACCTGTCAAAGCGGGGCAGCATTGACGTTGATCAATCTTGGCGAACAGGTGATTAGCTGGAAGTTGGGGATAGATGGCAATACCAGCGCTCATCTCCATTTTTCGTCTGTTCAAGGCCAGTTGGCGCCATCTGACGAGTCAACGCCTCAGTTCAGCTCGACGCAGGTTGTAACTCTCACGTGTTCAGGCGTTCAAGCTGGGAGCAGTTATACCGTTACACTGTATGCCAATGGCGCTCAATGGAGCGAGCAAATTTTCATTCAAACATGA